Sequence from the Helianthus annuus cultivar XRQ/B chromosome 13, HanXRQr2.0-SUNRISE, whole genome shotgun sequence genome:
CCTATTATCCTTAGATATTAATATTTTTCTAAAGTAGACTCTAGATATACAAGGTTCGAACTATAGAAGTGGACTTTGATTTCAAAGATAACCGACCATATCTTGTGTGCCTATAAATCTATAATAAATGacggtgtttttattttttaatcataGAAAAAGCTTGAATGAGACGTGTTAGTCCCATGCATTTTGTGTTGGTGGGGCTTGTTGCTTTGATCGCCTTGTTAATTTTAAAAGCTATGTTTATATAATCAGGATTAAAAACTAATATTTCTTTATGTTATTTTAAAAGAATTTATGGATATTGAAACTTGTGTCCAAAAAAATACAACACATAATCAATAACCCAATCCGATATATATAGGGATTATATGTTCTCAATCATGCTAATGTATGTGATTGTCACATTTGTAACTTGCATTCTTACAAGCCTCTTTAATAACAATAATCTTTGCCACATTTGTAAGTTGCATTCTTACAAGcctttaataataataatctttgCTACACTTATATTCTGTGTAAAAAGTAGAAATGATGCATTAATGGCTCATTGGTTTTTTATCCATACTTCTAGTTAATTTTGTCACACttaaaataatacaaaaatatatatatttttttttaaattattagaTCATTGCAAAATACAATTTTACATATTTTTAAACATGCAAAGTATCATTTTATATAAACTATTTTTTTGGCGTTACCACATCACGGTTTATATATGATTAAAAAATAACCACTGttcatatataataaaataagggtgtgcctattggcacaccaaaccctaacaaaactagggtttatctacgcagcgtataggtcaatacgcagtgtatagggttaaccctctacgctgcgtattgacctatacgctgcatagataaaccatggatctcagtgtttatatacgctgcgtataggtctctaCACAGAAaacaatcattgcacagaaaacaatcattgcacagaaacaagatttatatacgctgcgtatggATCTCTaataaccaatcattgcacagaaaacaaggtttatatacgctgcgtataggtctctaCACAACGTATATATAAACCATCTGAAAAtttggggtcattttggtaggtttgaagcATCAGATTTTTacaaggtttatatacgctgcgtagagaCCTATACGCAGTGTATATAACCTCTGTGAATTTTGTTTCAACATTCGGCCTATTTGTGGTATAAATCCTCACCCGGTTATAACGTTAACTCGCTTAAAATATATAAcgagttaaaaatatataatgtttttttattatttagtcgacgtcgtcgttAATTTATTTAGTCGATGTCGTCGAAAAGCGTGTAatgttaaaattttgaaaagcgTATATACGGTTCGAATACTATAACTTTAAAATATTATAGCTTAAATAAGTGGAAATACCCAGGTACTGTTCGAATATGTTAAACCGTTTACAGCAAAAGTTTTATATGTACACCAAAAGTTTGTTATATACAGTAAAATGATAAAATGATAAAATACTATGGCTGCTGCtcctgctgctgctgatgctgatcCCATTCCGCATCCGTAATGAAGGGTCGTGGAGGTAACCCGTCATGCTGTCGGCGCTCCTGCAGCTCCGCAGCCACCCACTCCAACAGATAGTTGTTCCTTTCAACGTACCGAAGTAGCCGCCGATGTGATGGGTCAGAACCGGGCCAAACATGGCTTGGGAACCGAGGCACCCCGGGTGGTCCACGCGACGGTGGTGGCTGCGGAATGACGACGACCGGCTCATGCGCCTCCGACACCTCCGGATCGCGCGGGGGAAATACCGGTTCGAACTGTGCCGGCAGCTGTGTAAACTCGTATTGTGAACCGTCCAGATTCTTTAACCGCTTCCTGCATGGGAAATCTTTGGTAACTTGCATTCCGGATAATGTGTTCATCCCCATCCGCTTCGGCTGTTTCGCCGGGCCTACACGGTCGCGGTCATTCTCCGGATGATATCCCAACGAAAGGGCTATCCTAGTCACGTAGGCGCCGTCGTATAGTAGTCCGCGCTCCTGTCGATGATGCGCGGAGGCGAAGTACTGCGCCAACCCGTAGGCGAGAGCGCACGACCTCTTGTATAAGAGGCGATATAAGAAAAACAAGTCACCACTGGTACACCACTCCCGACTTTTGTTTCGAGCAGTGATCGAAGTGGAAATCATTTTGTGCAAATACCTGCACAAAAGGTAACCAATCAGTAAATAATAATTAGGGACTCCAGGTGGAGTGGGAGTCTCGTTCAAGTCTGGCAACTATGttttttgatcaacagggactccagacacaacctcctcctcctcattgGCATCATTTGCTCCCCATGTGTCGTTAGAATAGCGATTACCGAAATAATTCTCGTTccaaaatgatgacattttaaAAATATTGAACAAAAAACAGAACAAATGATTTTGGTTTGGGTATAAATTGTtagtgaagaagaagatgaaaaacaGAACAAGAGATGAAGTCGAAGGGAAGCAGAGATGCATGGATAAATAGACTTTCAAAATTTACTGAAATACGCAACGTATAGCTCTCTACTCCCCGTATTGCTTTATTCACGTGCCTAGACAACATCGTATCAGTGTCAAATCAGTCtgacatacgctgcgtatagatctATACGCAGCTATGTCAGACTGATTTGACATGGTACTAGGTTTGACTATTTGGTCGTGTACATGCCCCTTACATACGCTGCGTAGAGACCTATACGGTAACcctatacgttgcgtatagaTCTCTACGCAGCGTATGTAAACCCTAAATGTGTAGATAGCCTGCCAAGGTGTGCAAATGGTTAGagcctaaaataaaataaaaattgcATTTTGATGTTGTAATCTCATAACTATAAAATTAAGgattttatctttaaaattgacggTTGCAGGTGGGGTGGTGGTGTAACTAGCGATTTCAGGTGGATGGTGGTGACGGTAGATGGTAGggaagttagagagagagagaaagagagaaaattTAGATGGAGAGAGAATTTTGgttcggatatatatatatatatatatatatatatatatatatatatatatatatatatatatataaatattattttttagtcATAATTAacgtatttattattttttatgattATGTATTTTAATATTTAGTGtattgaccaaaataccctcatgtggggtcatTTGATCAGACTTAACTATGgaaattaactgagttagagtTAAAGGACATAACATATAAGGGTTTGTAAACAtagagtacgttttctgtaattattgaaggcAGAAGACATAGTTTGCAATCTGATGTCAACATAAACGacgtttttttttgttatttatacATAAAAATCATGAATATTTAAGATACTACACAACCTAATATCCTTaaataataagagtaaattacacagATTGTCCTTTAATTACACCCTAAATTGCAGTCCCTGCCCTTTCCCTTTAATTTGTGCATTCCATGTCCTTTAAATAACAAATTTGCACACTCCTTGTCCTTTTCTCCAAACCCCATCCAACAACCCAGTTAAATGCACCCATGTGCATCTCACATGATGGGTAAAATTGTAAAATCACCTCCCACCTACCTTTAAAAACCCCATCAGTCTTCTTCCTCCTCACATAAATTAGGGTTTCGATTTCTTCATCAGATTATAAACAGTTCCTCACATAAATTCCGTTTCCTCATCAAACTATAAACACGAAATCATGGTATTTTGCAGATGTGCAAAAGCAGCGACTCTTAAGACATCTTGTACTTCAAAGAACCCAGGGAGAAGGTTTTATGGATTCCCTAGATGTGGATTCATCTGCTGGTTTGATATCGCGGTTTGGGAAAGATCACAAGGTGGAACAGCAGCGACTCTTAACAACCAACGCTTAACATCTAAAGTCGAAACATTACAAGTTGCAAATATGAACCTGTACAGGATGTTGATCATGAGTTGGGTGTTTCTGATCATGAGTTGGGTTGTTTTCATTGTGTTTGCTCTTTTTTTCTTAATGTAATGTGATGTAAAGTTAGTATGCTACTCTGCTTTGTAATGTGCAGGTCTATGTTTAGTTGGTTTCGTCTATGTTTAGTTGGAAGTGTTTTGTAATTTGTAAGTTGCAAGTCGATTAATGCAAGTTGGTTATCAAATCTTTTGTACAATATGATGCGCCTGTAACTATACTTCACTAAACATACGAGTAAATTGACCAAAAAAGCAAAAAGCCAAACCAAAAAAGCAAATAACCTGCTGCACAAACCAAAAGCCAAACGAAACACACCCCTGCACAAACCAAATAACCTGCTACACAAACCAAAAAGCCCAAACTATAACCCAAACCAACCTAAACTATCTAACCCTTCACTGCACAAACCATAACATATCATTCCAAACATACACAACTGATAACATAACTAACATCATAAAATTCTAACTTAACAAAAGACAAAGGTTTACCATCCAAACATTTCAAACatttaaacaaaacataaaaaccaTAGTTTTAAGTCCAACAAACTATCAAACTTCCTAGGATGCCTCCTGTCCCTTGCATGTTCTGCGATTGTGCCCTGTTTTGCCACACTTCAAACAGTTCTTCGTGGTTCCCTTCTTTGTCAGTCTTCCATCTTTTGTTGACTCCTCCAACTCCAGGGCTGACCTCTTTCTTGCCTTTTTTGGCCTACCAATAGGCTTGTGATGGTTTGGTGGTGTTAAAGTGGTAGGGACATTAGACTTAGGCCACAAAGTCCTCCCATTGATTGGATACACCTTATACTTGTACACTTGTTTCCACCTATCCATTGTGTACACTGGATGGATAAATGTCTCAGGTAGTTCTGTTCCTTTCCCACCATACATATTCTTGTTCCATATTGAAGCCACAACATGTTTGCACGGCATCCCTGTGATCTCCCATTTCCTACATGTACATGTTCTACTTTTTAAATCCACCACAACACCAAATCCAGCAGGGCCTCTAACTTGATAATGGTCTTCCCCATTCCACATGACTGAACACCTACTAGCTTGTAACTTAATCTCCTCAAACTTCTTGTGAGCATATGGTGTCAACAGTCCATCACAGTTGTCCATAACTCTAAGCACATTCACAATCCTTCTCATGAGATACTCCCTGATGTACTCCAAAAGTGTGATAATAGGTTTGTCTCTTGCATCCATTATCCTTGAGTTAAAAACTTCACACATGTTGTTTAACAACACATCTGATAGTGCCCTACCTGTTCCATGATAACAGATCAGTCAACATTGACAATGTTAATTATTATAGTGTAGATATTTACCTGAGAAGTGTGATCTTGACCAATGTTGTGGTGGGATATCAGACAACCATAGTTGTGCTTCAGCATTGAATGCCTTCAAGGATTGCATGTTTTGTTCAAAGTACTCAACAGTGCTTGATGTTGCTAACTTCCATAAGTTATCTTTGTATTCTTTTCCTTTGAATCTCAACTTCATATTCTCATGAATATGTCTTAGGCAAAACCTGTGTTCAGCACATGGGAACACCTTCTGCAGTGCTGGGATTATGCCCTGTAATAACACATTAAGTGCACCATACAAACAAGTAACATTTAATGAAGGTAAAGTAAGGTAATTAAGTGCTGGGACTGACCTTTTGCCTGTCACTAATGAAGGTAAAGTTTGAATTAGACTCCAATTCCAGATCTTTACCAAGGCACTGAAGGAACCATGTCCAAGAATTCAAGGTTACTACCAAGAGAATCTTCCACTTGTTTTTCTTTTGACCTTGTTACAATTTTATGCCCTACTTCATTATATGCAGATTTCATGTTATGTCCTTTATCATTGCCTCTTTTTTTTGGACAGTTTTACCCTTATCAGAATGACTATGGATACCATGTGCATCAACTTGGAAATTTGGTAACTGACCCCTACAAACAGCCCTTAGTCTTTTACTATCATCCTTAACAATCCTAAGTTCCCTCTTAGTTTCCACAGCATGCTGCTTGATTAATTCTTTGGCTTCTACCTTGTTTCCAAAAATCTGTCCTAGGTAGAAATTGCTCTTTTTCTCATTGGCATTCCTTAAACCCTTAAGCATTTTCTTCCTAGCACTAGACTCATCCAAATCAGACTCACTTCCACTTTCTAATATATCATCATTTAAAACATCTTCATCAATTGAATCACCAACTGCATCATTATTCTCATCAATCCCCTCATCAATGTTTAGTCTAAAATCCCTCATATCTACCTCTACATCCTCCCTAGCTGTGTCATCGCCTAGAAAATCactgtcatcatcttcatcttcattttcTGCACAAGTTTCTTAACACCCtacacgctttaactgaaaagacgcagcggaatttacgtaccataaaatttctttcatttatAAACGTTTTATACTACTAGAAACTTCAATATAAAATAACCTTTTTACAATATACGAAACCTTCGTACTCATTTACAAAATGAAAGTCTAACTTATGTCTATCATTTTACATATTCCAGGatccccgtacaatctatcttgcaACTCGGACCTTGATCGCTACACTTTGAGATGTTAATTTGTCATTTgtacaacctgcacccaccacatacattcacAGTATTAGTAAACATCATATACAAACAAGAGTCTTAATCATGTAACCTTGCTACTTTCTATTCACATATACTTCTCGTCCCGTTTTCTTTCTAGATCTAATCATTCCATCCGGGCATCTAATCCTTGACGAACTTCAATATAGTACCTGCACCATATTCCATTCTCGAAGCACACTGTTAATAACGTCAATACTTAGTTGTATTGAAACTATACATACATTACACACCTGACTGTGTACATACATCCCTACCCACATACATGCCTACATACATTCATAACTACATACAATCATAATTACAAGCATACTtaactacatacaaacataccctttttacatacatacttacgtacatacatactcacacacatacatacctacatacatacataactacatacaaACATATACTCATAATACGGATCATAACTACACTTGTGCATACCTTCGCTTTCACGTACATGTACATACATGATTTCATAACTACATTCATACATACGTACCTCCTCATATTCATGATCACTTATTAACTTAAGCGTATTGGAAAGAAGTTAAACCTATACATACCGACCCACATACTTAATTCGTTTCCCGCACACACGCTTACCCTTTTTCTATTCTTACGCATGCTTCCTAAACGCTCCTTAGGTGACTTTCGGGTGCACATCGGTTCCTAAAGACGAGTTCCATACTTAACCGTAGCTTACCAAGACATTTGGTAGGGTTAAGGTGCCTTATAGAGGCTTATCGGGGCTTGGGACGAATTCACGAGGCCCGAAATTAAGGGAAAACAAAGAAAAAGCATACTTTACGATTtgcacctgacctccaccgtaagctacggtggctaccgtagcttacggtggccccaaaaCCTTACGGTGGCAACATACTGTCTTACGGCAGAAGGGAAAGCCCAGCatccaccgtagcttacggtgggcaccgtaagctacggcgatgCCCAGATCAGCCCCCTATTTTTCTACTAAAATGTGCATAACTTTCTCGTCttgcatccgtttcacttgaaacttgtttctaAATGTTCATAAAACATTTCCCTACCTTATTAACTAAAAATTTATCCCTTGAGGTCCTTAAATTTCATAAGTTACATCATCGATACACGATTCATGCATATATGTTTGACCCGCTTGATCTATATCATGCATTTCCCAACTTACCTAGCCATATTCGGCTACCTTCCATTAGACTAACCCTATCACTACTTATACTTCATACTTTCTTACATAACTTCTAGATAATTTACCAAATAACAAAATATATTAAATCAAAAGGGTAAGTTTGGGATTCACTTACCTCGAGCGTCCGTTTTCGTGTCCACTTTCTTGTCTTctcttgacccgttagtcttTCTTGCTTGAGTCCATTTCCACATGATCCCTAATACTTTCGTGTCACCGCAATCACATCCTTGTTAGTATACATGATTTTACATAAAAGGATCATGTCGAATGCATAACTCGCAATTAGCTTTCATAGTCAAGCCTAACAAACATAAGGCATACGCCCAAATCATATCTTTTCAAACTCATACAATCCATCATGTTAACGCATAAAACGCATATCAATTTAACACATTCCATATGACGTTCTAAGATCTTATAATTGTGTCAAAATCCAGCTATGTCCCTTATGTCCAGTTGACTTCCAAAAGTCAACGGTTTAATGTATAAACTTCCGACTTAACTCCATATATTCACTACATCATATTAGGCTATACAtatgacactatatacatttccTACTTATGATGCAAATGTACTTACaaccacataatcacataatcatacacGCATACATGTATACTCACACATACATTCGTTTCATTACACGCACGTTCTTGTTAGCATATGAAATTATATAAAAGAACAACCATATTACTTCACAATTTACATTCGACTTCCATTAATCATATCAATAACACGTGGTACATTCATGGTGAAATACTCATTTAATCGCATGATCACTTGTTTACATGTACGCACCATACTAGGAACCTTATTAATTCTACAATTGCACCATAATTCATACTTAACAATGAACTATATCTAAACTCAATTCTCATGTTATTTTACTATCAAACACCCTTTTAGCACATTCCATAACTAATTACCACTTTCTTGCATATTATTTCACCTTCTacactcacttaggcatttcatcgaacacttggcatGCGTACAAGTTTCTAAACATGATGTACAAGTAATCTTCATTCTTTTCTTCCTAATTCTTGTTTTCAATCATTCAAACTACCAATAACAATTCAATCTCATACCATATTCAATATAACTAACAATTTGGTCACATGCAACATACCATATCAAGAATCAAACAAAGGttggacatgggtgacatacccatgtcgccatTTCTACTAACCCCAAGTGGGTTTCATCTCCAAATCTCAATTAACATCAAATCTTGTATAATTTACATTCCAAATGGTAATTCTAACATATATTCATACTTAATTTCAGTAAATTTTGTGGATTGATCCTAAGCCACTTCATACAAAATCATCAAACtcaaaattacaacttaccatatGTTTGTTAGGGTTAGATTATGAGAAATCTTCATTCATGCACAGCTTTCCATTCGATTTTGGCTTTGATTGGGCTGAATTTGTGTTGTTCTTGAGAGCTAGGGTTCACACCCCTTCTGCTCTTCTCCTGGACGACCCCcacgcacacacacaccttgtgtgtgtgaTATATTTAGTTTTAATAACTTGAGTTTCCATCTTGGCACCCTTAGTCCCTCAAGTTTTACATATTATCTTAATTGCCACAAACctcattcttttatttatttattagacACTTAACTAAGCCTAGTAACTTAGTTATTGTACTTCATCTAATTACATAAGGTAACCTACTAACGAATTTAAAaattcgagttttggggtgttacaaatctaccccccttaaagaaggtttcgtccccgaaacctttttctCATTCCTACTAAACCCATTCCACTCTTACCTTTTTCGCCTTATTCATTCGCGAGGCTTATTACAACTTAAATACGTTCAGGATATTGCCAGTAGTCCTATTCAAGTATAACATAATCTTACACATTGTTCCTACATTCTTAAATTAAGCCACAAAAAGTCGGAACTtgtccagagctcttattagtgccTTTTACTTATAAGACTAGCTCTTAGCACATATCATTACTAGCGTTTCCTTCATATATTTgctaatcgaaataaatcgatttatttcatacTACTCATACACCATACGCTACCTTTCATTTTGATCACCATGAGCCATGTTAAACATTCTATTACCATCATTACTCCCGATTACCTCTAAGCTCATAGAAGGGGTCGATACATTACCAAACGCATACTATACTCATTCAAGGACTTATTATTACAGCTAGATTCACCCTTCTTAACTTATTTATCCATACTTAATCCACAAAGACTAAGcattatttccatggttactAATATTTAAGTTCAATACCACCCGAAGATCATTACAAACATTTGAAATTTACTCCTTATTGACATACATTTTCCTTATGTCAATTGTTAAAATTAAACTTTCCATATCATAACATTCATACCCTATCAGTCATTTCGTAGGTCCTTCTCTACctaccaatccatacctatccaATATGAATTTTACCTTTTACTAACCTCAATTCTGTTGCATAATTAGATGGCGTGCAAACCAGATCTATCCACttcttcacgagtactagccACACCAGGTCAGATTTCCTTCATCCGTGTAGTGTGCTTCCGCTCGTGCACATCCTTACCCCCAATTCAATGGGTTTCATCACCCTAAGAATTCCAACATCACCACCTACAAAATTGGCGGTTAGCATATCTCATTCAAATACTAAGCCCACTCTGCGATTAGTCACCTATAATTCTCTTACATATTTCCTGCGTACATGCTATAACATATACTATATTCAATTTCTTACACGCGATTCTTTCTTTTTAGTTACTTATTTCGTCAGCCCTTGCAGTTTGACCCTTTTAAGGTTAAGCTGAATTTTCTTACCTATCATAGATGCATTGAGGTACACATTCGTACTTCCTTTCATTCCTGCTTACTTACCAAGACATCCATTACATTGTTTTGATATTCTTAACAAACTTGCCCCTCTTGTTCATACTTAATCCATTATCTGGGTCATAGCCCGTCACTCATTCTGACTCCTAAGAGTAGATTTCTAGAACATCTACACATAACGGGTttaaaacttctttctttcattttagAACTTAGTTTTGCGTGCCCATTACGAtcattcctttgtttatttacttTACATTTACTCATAGAACTCGTTTGACATAACTACGGTCAATTATTGACATAATTCTAATGTGAGTAAATTTTATCCTTCATATGTTTTAAATCTGTCCTGCGGTTTCTAACCTACTATTCATTCATTTTCTTCTTTCTATGATTTGAATCTGTCTCGCAGATTCAAGCATGTTATTCctgcctttcattccttgaatccgtcttgcggattcaaacattccattctAGCCTTTTATTtcttgaatccgtctcacggattcatACATTctattcatatctttcattcctacACAcgtcgaatccgtctcgcggattcaacaGATCATTCATACTTCATTCCTTTCATGCCTCAAACCCGTCTCGCGGATTccaacatatcattcatactttcattcctgaaagtcttacatttcCTTTCATCTCCCCCCACGTCTacctactacctaattctaacggacatacctgtaacaattatcacggtctcacgaacgtcatatgtttct
This genomic interval carries:
- the LOC110903316 gene encoding uncharacterized protein LOC110903316, which codes for MEYGAENEDEDDDSDFLGDDTAREDVEVDMRDFRLNIDEGIDENNDAVGDSIDEDVLNDDILESGSESDLDESSARKKMLKGLRNANEKKSNFYLGQIFGNKVEAKELIKQHAVETKRELRIVKDDSKRLRAVCRGQLPNFQVDAHGQKKNKWKILLVVTLNSWTWFLQCLGKDLELESNSNFTFISDRQKGIIPALQKVFPCAEHRFCLRHIHENMKLRFKGKEYKDNLWKLATSSTVEYFEQNMQSLKAFNAEAQLWLSDIPPQHWSRSHFSGRALSDVLLNNMCEVFNSRIMDARDKPIITLLEYIREYLMRRIVNVLRVMDNCDGLLTPYAHKKFEEIKLQASRCSVMWNGEDHYQVRGPAGFGVVVDLKSRTCTCRKWEITGMPCKHVVASIWNKNMYGGKGTELPETFIHPVYTMDRWKQVYKYKVYPINGRTLWPKSNVPTTLTPPNHHKPIGRPKKARKRSALELEESTKDGRLTKKGTTKNCLKCGKTGHNRRTCKGQEAS